The genomic DNA GGTGGCCAGCGTCCAGCCCGCGCCGGGCGTCCACGCGCCGGGGCCAATCTTCATCGCCACGCTGCCGCTGTTGCCCGTGATGATGGCGGCGTAGCGGCTGGTGTCCGCGACCACGATGTTCACGGCCGACGTGGACGTGATGCCCTTGGCGCGCCGCACCTGGATGAGCTTGTTGATCTCCGGCGCCTGGTTCCAGTCGTAGTAGTGCACCCAGTACACGGTGGGCACGCCAGGGTGGGTCAGGATGTAGGCATAGCCCTGCATGACCTTGTCGCTGGGGAACGGCCAGTGGTTCTGTCCGCCGCTCGGGTAGCTGGGGCCGGTGTCGTGGTTGTCGATGAACGTCACCGTCTTGGCCGGCCACCAGCCCATCGCGCCCGCGGGCTTGCCCTGGCTGTCCTTGAGTCGCCAGAACTCGTTGTACTGCACCGCCTGCTGGAGCAGTCCCTTGGTGGTGAAGTCGAACGCCGCCGAGCGCCCGCCCGTGGCATCCAGCCAGTTCATGATGAGCTGACGGTGCGCGTCGGGGTTGGCCAGGTTGAGGTCGGTCCACAGCTCGCCCACGGAGAAGTAGGGCGACGTGGCCGCGTTGTACTGGCCCACGTAGCTGCCCGCGTAGCCCTTCACGTAGTCGTAGCGCCAGCCGTCGTACCCGATGGTCGTCTTCATCCAGTTGAGCCACGCGATGAGGTCCGTCTGGACGAAGGCCTTGCTGTGGTCGATGTCCCGCGCCGCGCTGAAGCCGTCGCCGGAGTCCGCGCCGCCGCACGCGCCGGTCCACTCGTCGCCGGCCACCACCGCGTTGCAGCCCCACGTGGGGAAGGTGAAGTCCGCCCAGCCAGTGGTGCCCACGCGGTGGTTGATGACGACGTCCGCCAGCACGCGCACGCCCTGGCCGTGCAGCGCGGCGATGGCCGCCTTCAACTGCGCCTCGGTGCCGTAGGCGCTGTCCTGCACGGAGAGCCGGCGCGGCAGGTAGCCCTCCAGCGAGGCCGCGTCACCCGACGGCGGCAACCACACCATCGTGAAGCCGCCCGCCGCGATGCTCGAGGCGTTGGTCTGGATGACGTTCCACCACGGCTTCGTCTCCTGCGAGCGCCAGTGGAAGCCCTGCAACATCACCGCGCTGCTGTTGCCGTCCAGCTCGCCCGCGCTGGCCGACATGGCGAACAGCCCGGCGAACAACCCGACGCACAGCGACACCCCCACCGTCCACGCCCGATGCATCACTCGCTTCTTGTCCATGAACGACTCCCACGTTTGAGAGGCGCGCGGGACCTATCGCTGGTTTTCAAGTAAATCACGTTGTTCAAGTTGTAAATCGTTGGCGGCGTGCCGAGCGGGGGCCGGCCAGGGGCGGACCGGAGCCGTTCAGGACAGCGCCCCGACCGCTCGGTCGCTCGGTTCGAACCGGAGCCCGCGCACTGGGCATGGTGGCGGTCATTGCCGCGCCGAGCGCGCGGCCCGAGGTGCGCCGCCATGTCCCTGTCCGCTTCGTCTCCGTCCGAGCCCTACAAGGTCCTCTCCGCCCACCGGTCGCCGTCGTGGCTGCCCGCGGTGACGAACCCCCGACGCATGCTGTTGGCCGCGTTGGCGGTGGGCTACGTGACGCAGGCCCTGCTGTACCAGCCCGGTATGTGGGGCGTGTCCTTCCCGCTGGTGGTGCTCGTCGTGCTCGGGGCTCTGCTGTGGATGGGGGGCCAGGAAGGGTGGGAGCGCGCGCGGCCGAACGCCTGGCTCGTGGCGCCGCTGGTGGTGGTGTCGGGGTTCGTCGCGGTGCGGGACAGCGACTGGCTGACGGTGGTGAACGTGCTGACCTCGGCCGTGTTGATGATGTTGCTGACGCACTTCTGGGCGGCGGGGCGCGTGGAGCGGTTGGGGTTGATGGGCTACCCGCGCGTGGTGCTGAACGCCGCGCTCCAGCCCCTGCGCTATCCGCAGGTGCTGGTGCGAGACGGCGTGAACCTCCAGGGGGTGCGCCAGCACTCCGTCGGCTTGAAGGCGCTGGGGCGGGGCCTCTTGCTCGCGGTGCCGGTGCTCTTCGTGTTCGGCGTCCTGCTGGAGTCCGCGGACGTGGCGTTCAGCAAGGCGGTGGAGCGCCTGCTGTCGTCGGCGGTGCTGACGGAGTTCGTGGCGGTGGCGACGGCGCGGGGCATCGCCACGGTGCTGTCGGCGTGCGTGGCGGCGGGCATCCTCGGGCACGCGCTGCGGAGGCGGAGCTTCGTGGAGGCGGGAGAGCAGGAGGAGGCGCCGGTCGCGCCTCGCCTGGGGCTCATCGAGGCGCTCACGCTGGTGGTCACGGTGGACGCGCTGTTCCTCGTCTTCGCCGCGTTCCAGGTCATGTACCTGTTCATCGGGGACGCGACGTCACCGGCGCCTGGGTACACCTATGCGCAGTATGCGCGTCAGGGCTTCTCCGAGCTGGTGCTCGTCTCCGCGCTGACGCTGGGGTTGGTGATGGCCCTGGCGCGATGGACGCGCCGCGAGTCTCGCTCCGCCGAGCTGCTGTTCCGTGGCGCGACGTCCGTGATGGTGGCGCTCACGCTGGTCATCCTCGCCTCGGCCGTGAAGCGGATGGGGCTCTACGAGGATGCCTTCGGCTACACGCAGCTTCGCCTCTACACGCACGTCTTCATGTTCGCGCTGGGCGGCGTGCTGACCTGGCGCGCGGTGACGCTCTGGTGGCGGCCCGAGCGCTTCGCGGTGGGCGCGTTCGTCACGGCGCTGGGTGCGGTGCTGGCGCTCAATGTCATCAACCCCGATGCGTTCATCGTCCGGCACAACCTGGCGCGCGTGGAGGGGGATGAGCTGCCGGACCTCGACTACCTGATGGGTCTGTCCGCGGACGCGGCGCCCGAGGTGCTGGCGCTGCTGTCCGAGCGAGAGCCGGAGTGGACGGCGCGGTTCTTCCATCGCTTCGTGCTGCACCCCGGCGCGGGGCCCGAGAGCGCGTGGCGGGAGTGGAACCTGGCGCGTCGGCACGCGACCTTGCTGGCGGACCGCGTCGCGAAGCCCGCCGCGGAGTAGCCGCTGCCCACCGCGCGACGCTCGCCAGCCCGGGAGTGCCGGGCGCTCTCCGCGACAGCGCGCCGTGCTGGAATGGTGCGGGTGCCGAGGGTTCCATCGGCACCTCAACTCGGGGGAATCCATGTCGCCACCGTCGCTGTCGCGGGTGTTGGTCTGCGTCGTGTCCCTGGCCGTGGGCGCGTCGTGTCGCACGTCGCACTCACCGCCCCCCACGCCGCCCGAGGAGACCCCGTGTCGCGCCTCGATGGTCGCTCCCACCGCGACGCGCGAGAAGTTCCTCACCGTCGCGCGGAAGGTCCCCGGTGAGTATGTCGTCGTGCTCGCCGAGCCCGCGCGAGAGCTGAGCGCGCAGGAGGTCTCCGCGAGCGTCGCGCAGCTCTCCGCGCGCCATGGCGGCACGCCGTTCCAGGTCTACGCGCACGCGCTGCGCGGCTTCGCCAGCCGCATGACCGAGGCGCAGGCGCGGGCCATGGCCGCGGCGCCCGAGGTGGCGCTCGTGCAGGAGAACGGCGTGCTGCGATTGGAGGAAACGCAGACGGGCGCGACGTGGGGGCTCGACCGCATGGATCAGCGCGACCTCCCGTTGAATCAGCAGTACCTGTATCGCCGGAGCGGGCGCGGCGTGCACGTGTACCTGCTCGATACGGGCATCCGTCCCACGCATCGGGAGTTCGGTGGGCGGGCCGACGCTCCGTTCGACTCCGCGGAGGTGGGAGGCAAGGGCATCGACTGCCATGGCCACGGCACGCACGTGGCCGCCACGGTGGGCGGACGCATGTATGGCATGGCGAAGGACGCGCAGCTCCACGCGGTGCGGGTGCTCGGCTGCACCGGAGGCGGCACGACGGCCGGGGTGGTGGCGGGCGTGGACTGGGTCGCGGAGCACCATCAGTCTCCCGCGGTGGCGAACATGAGCCTGGGCGGACCGGTGGACGCGGTCCTGGACGAGGCGGTGCGCCGGGCTGTCCACGCGGGCGTCACGTTCGTGGTGGCGGCGGGCAACGAGAGCGAGGACGCATGTCAGCACTCTCCGGCGCGAGTCGATGAAGCGCTGAGCGTGGGCGCCACCAACGTGGGAGACGCTCGCGCCTCGTTCTCCAACTATGGCCAGTGCGTGGACCTCTTCGCGCCGGGAGAGGGCATCGTGTCGGCCTGGATTACCGATGACTCGGCCACGCAGGTGCTGAGCGGCACGTCCATGGCGAGCCCACACGTCACGGGGGCCGTGGCGCTCTACCTGGAAGAGAACCCCACGGCCTCGCCCGAGGCGGTGGCGCGCGCGCTGGTGGACAACGCGACGCCCGACAAGGTGAGCCATGCGGGGCGCTGCTCGCCCACGCGGATGGCGTTCTCGGGCTTCATCTCGCCCGTGCAGCAGCCCACGGTTCGTCAGGGCGCCGAGTAGCGCTCAGGCATACGCACGCGTGAGCACGTCCTGGAGCGCCGGCGGCAGGTTGTGCTGCTGGCCCACGCGCTCCAGGTGGGTCGCGTCCACGGCGAGCGCGTCCAGCGGCACCGAGGGCGCGATGCCCGTGGCGTCCGCGAGCAGCTCGGGCACCAGTGCCGCCATGTCGCCGTGCTCCAGGTCTTGCTCCATGTCGAGCGCGAGCACGAAGGGGCGCTCGTGGGCGTCCTTCGCCCCCGCGCGATGACGTGTCTGGATGAAGCCGGGCAGGTCCGAGAGCGCGGCCTCCAGTGTGGCGCTGGCCTGGGTCAGTTTCAGGCCCGCCAGCTCGGAGCCCGGGGTCTCCAACGCGAAGGCCTTCGGCGCTCCGGCGACCGGGAGGATTTCGAGCGGCGCGCCGGGCGAGGCCCACAGGCTTCGCATCAGGTTCTCGGCGCCGCAGCGTGGCACGCCATGCACCACCACGAGCTGGACCTCCGCCTCGGTGGCATCCACGAGGAGCGAGTAGGGGTCGCCCGTCGTTCCCGCGATGGCGACCACGTCCGCCAAGGCCCCCGCGCGCAGCGTCCCCAGCTCCGCGCTCCAGCCGAGGCACGCGGCCGGCTCGCGGGTGACCAGGCTCACCAGTCGCTGCTCATCGAGGCGACCGCCCTGCGCCGCGGAGACCCACCGCGCCACCTTGAGTTCTTCCAGCAGGTTCTTGCTGCCCGTGGGCGACCAATCACAGCCGAGCGACAGCGGCACGCCCGCGTCGAGCACCGCGTTCAAGTCCAGCGTCCGCCCATAGAGCAGCAGGTTGCTGAAGGGAGACCAGACCGCCTTCGCGCCCGCGCGAGCAAGGGCCACGTAGTCCTCGGGCTGGAGCGCGAGCGCGTGCACGCCCACGAGCGAAGGCGCGAGCAAGGCGTTCGCCTGGAGGTCGACGAAGTGCTGACGCGCGCTCGCGTCGGTGCCTTCGGACAGGTGGTAGAAGAACGCCGGGTAGCGCGTGAGCGAGCGGCGGAACGCGGCGATGTCCTCGGGCACGGGGCGCAGGTCGGGCACCAGCGTGTTGGCCTCGGGGAGGCGCGCGTCGTCGGTCTGCTCGACGTTGCGCATGGCGCCGCGAAACAAGCGGATGCCGCCCGCGACCTGGGTCTTGATGCCCTGGCCCGTGGTCGTTCCCGCCAGCAGGGCCTTGGCCTCGACGTAGCGGACGATGGCGCGCGCTGTCTCCGGCACGGCGGCCAGCGCGTGCAGCGGCAGGGAGATGCTGGACTTGTATTCCGCGTGGCGCGGCCACTGGTCGCGGTTGTGATACGCGGCCGGCACGCGCCAGAGCGGCAGGATGTTGTAGGCGAAGTGATTGTGCAGGTCGATGAGGCCCGGATAGAGCGTGGCGCGGGTGTCGATGACAGGCGCGGACTCGAAGCCCGGAGGCAGCGGCTCGCCCGGGCGGAGCACCGCCTCCAGCCGACCCTGGCGAATGGCGAGCCGTCCCGCGTCGATGACCGCGTTCGCGTCGTTCATCGTCACGAGCCGTCCCTTCAGCACGAAGGTCGAGCCCGTGTCCGTGTCCACCTCGCCCTCTCGGAGCGGCGCGGGGGCGCGGACCTTGTCGCGTGAGTTCATGGCGTGTCCTCAATGGGGAATGCGTGGGTCCTTCGGAGTGCTTCCCGACGGTTCGGACCGCTGCTCGCCACGGGCGAACACCACCAGGGGCAGCGCGTGGGGCACGGCCTCGTTCGTGTCCCGCGAGGCATGGAGCACGAGGCTGCCGTCTTCTCGCAGCGACGCACGCACCGCCACCCGCGCGGCCTGCGCGGCATCCTCTTCCGTGCGCCACGTCTCGACCCGGTACTCATTGGCCGCGGTGCGCGCGAGGTTCCGCCCCGTGTCCAGCGCGAGGCGGATCGCGTCCGCGAGCGTGCGAACCTGGGCCACGCGCTGCGCGTCGTCGAGGATGACAGGTGCGGTCATGACTCCCCCGATACCGGCGAGGCCACGCGGCGCCACCGCCTGGCGACAGGATGCCCCGGGAGCCTTGCCCGCGCATCGAAGGTGCCTTGGCCCTCCAGGGAGGGGTCGCGTCTACCCAGGACGGTGTCTAGACTTGCGCGGCGCCGGGGGTGCCCGGGACGTCTCGAACAGGCGAGGCGGTTGAGGAAGGACCTTGCGTGCCCGCCACGCCGCGCTCCGTCGTGCTCGATACCAACGTCGTGTTGGATCTGTTTGTTTTCGATGACGCATGGGCTCGTCCGCTGCGAGCGCCCTTGGAGCAGGGCGAGCTGGTCGCGTGGGTGGACGCCGCGACGTTGAGAGAGCTGGAGCTGGTGCTGGCCTATCCCTCCTTCGCGCTGGAGGCGGTGGCGCAGCGTGCCGTCCTGGTGCGCTATCAATCGCTCACACGGGTGTCCTCGCTGGACGGGCCCGCCCGCGAGCTGCCTCGCTGCCGTGACGCGGATGATCAGAAGTTCCTGGAGCTGGCGGATCGCTCGGGCGCGGCCTGGCTGGTGAGCAAGGACAGACGGCTGTTATCCATGGCCGGTGGCCAGCGGCTTCCCTTCGACATCCTCTCTCCCCGGCAGGCCGCCAGACGGCTTTTGCACGTGGATCCGGAGGTCACCCCGCGGCCGTAAGTCAGTGTCACGTGCGATGTCTCACGGGACCCGCAGTGTCATTTGCGCCTCGCGCTCACGGGGGACGAACGCGAGGGGCCTTGCCCGCGACTGGCTTGCCATGCGCGAATTCCATGGTGGGCACGTTCGCTGACAGTTCCCCCAACAAAGGAAGTGCTTCTCATGAACAAGAGCCTGCGTGATCGTCTTGGATGGTTGGCCCTCGGAGTCTCGCTGCTGGGTGCGTGCGGTGGACCCGGCGAGGAACTCTCCGACGCCACACCGGTGCTGGCCGAGAGTGACTCGGCACTGCAGTCCTCGGATGTCTCGGTGGTGTTGAGCACGGCTCAGTCCAGCTTCGACTCCGCCGACGCCGTGAAGTTGTCCGTGAGCTTCACCAACATCTCTCCGCGCCCCGTCAGCCTGCTGCGCTGGTTCATGCCGCTGGATGGAATGGAGGAGCCGCTGTTCCAGGTCACGCTCGACGGCAAGCCCGTGCCGTTCCTGGGGCCTCACTACAAGCGTCCCATGCCCGCGGAGGTCGACTACCGCCGGCTGCATCCGGGAGAGACCATCTCGGGGCCCGTGATTCTCTCGGACCTCTATGACCTGTCTCGCTCGGGCCGCTACGTGGTGCGCTTCCGCGTGGATCGCTCGAAGCTGCACGGCTCCGGCAAGGCGGGCGCGCTGCTCCAGTCCAACGAGGTGTCGCTGTGGATCTCCGGCCGCGCCAACGCGCGACTGGAGGCGGATGCGCCCGTGTATCCGCTCACCGCCAACCTGTCCTATACGAAGTGCGACGCCACCCAGCAGGCCACCGTCCTCCAGGCCGTGAACGCGGCGTCGAACTATGCGAACGGCGCCACGAGCTACCTGGGCGGCCCGTCGTCCGCGACGTCGCGCTACACCACCTGGTTCGGGGCGTTCTCCTCGGCCGGCTGGAACACGGCGGCGAGCCACTTCACGTCCATCAAGAACGCCTTCGACACCAAGCCGGTGACGGTCGACTGCGGCTGCAAGAAGACCTACTACGCCTACGTCTACCCGAATCAGCCGTACAAGATTTACGTGTGCAAGGCGTTCTGGTCCGCGCCGATGACGGGCACGGACTCCAAGGGCGGCACGCTCATCCACGAGATGAGCCACTTCACCGCGACGGCTGGCACGGATGACTGGGTCTACGGCCAGAGTGGAGCGCAGAGCCTCGCCCTGTCGGATCCGAGCCAGGCGCTCGATAACGCCGACAGCCACGAGTACTTCGCGGAGAACAACCCGAGCCTGCCGTAGTCCCTTGCGCATGCGGTGGGGACGCTGAGCCCCCACCGAGGCAGGTCCGAGCCCTGGCGCGCCGATGCCTGGCGCGCTGGGGACCGGGCAGGCGCAGGTCCGTACCGCGAGTCAAAAACGCGTTCAAACCTTGGAGGTGAGGGCCAAGTCGGTCCATCCTGCGCCCCGGTGCGTTATCCCTACTGGCTCCTCCTGGTCTGCGCGGGCTGTGCCGCGCGTGTCGTGTCCCCCGTCGCGGCTCCCGCCGCTGTCGCCGCGCGTCCGGAAGCCGCCGCGACCGCGCCACAGTCCGCCGCGCCTCCGCCCGAGGCCACCGCGCCCGTGAGCAGTGCGGCGCCCACGAGTCCGGGGGCCGCGACACCTGCGAGCGCGACCGCTGCTCCGGCACCCGCGAGCGCCACGGCCGCTCCGACCGAGGGCGCCACCGCGCTGGCTCCGTGCACCGAGTCCGCCGAGGCGCTGGCCGAGGAGGACGATGACGCCGAGAGCCTTCCGGCCGACGCCGAGACCGACGGCGAGGTCGGCGAGATGCAGGACTCCGCGACGAGCGCCGCGCCTGCGGGGCCGGTGTACACGGCGGAGCTGTCTGACTCGGAGCTGGCCGACAAGTGGAAGAAGGAGCCCGCGTCGCTGGGCTCCATGTCGGTGGGCTTCGTGGAGAGCGGGCGCATGGTGAACAGCGTCCAGTTCCCCCAGGGCAAGGACTGGATTGTCGTCTCGCCGGAGCAGGCGTGGGCCACCAACGAGACGGTGGACGCGCTGGCGGGCGTCATCCGCGACGTGCGCTCGCGCTTCCCCAACGTGCCGCCCATCCGGGTCAACGCGATGAGCGCCAAGGAAGGCGGCTACATCCGCCCGCACAAGAGCCACCAGAACGGCCGGGACGTGGACCTCGGATTCTACTATCCGACGGTGGACCCGGTGCGGGCCCGCGAGCGCGAGCGCTACATCGACGTGGCCATGAACTGGGAGCTGGTGCGCACGCTGGTGACGACCACCGACGTCCAGATGATCCTCGTGGACAAGCGGGTCCAGAAGGTCCTGTACGACTACGCGCTGGCGCACGGCGAGGACAAGGCGTGGCTGAACTCACTGTTCAACGCGGGCCCGTCCTCCATCCTCAAGCATGCCCGGCACCACCGGGACCACTTCCACGTGCGCTTCTACAACGCGCGCGCGCAGGAGCTGGGTCGCCGGGTGGCGCCGCTGCTGGCGCTCCAGCCCGAGCACAACCTGCTGTCGCATCGCGTGCGCTCGGGCGACACGCTGGGCGCGCTCGCGCTGCGCTACAACTCGAGCGTGGCGGGCATCAAGAAGGCCAGCCGCATGCGGAACACCTTCCTGCGCATCGGCCAGGTGCTCACCATCCCGCTGCGAGGCCCGTGCACGCACTGCCCCATTCCTCCGGCCATGGTGTTGCCGCCGCGTCGCATGCCTCCCGCGACGCAGGCTCCCGCCGTGGCCGCGGCTTCCTCGGACGTGGCCGCGTCGCCGTCCGTCTCCGCTCCCTGTACCCCCGTAGCGCCGGCGACCGTGACGGTCCCTGCCACGGGCACGGCCGGTCTGTCGACCGCGCGCTGAAGAGGTCTCATCCATGGCTACCCCCCACATCTCCGCTGCCCCTGGTGATTTCGCTGACGTCGTCCTCATGCCGGGGGACCCGCTTCGCGCCCGCTACATCGCCGAGCGCTTCTTCGAGAACGCCCGCAACGTGACCTCGGTGCGCAACATGCTGGGCTACACCGGCACGTACCAGGGCCGGAAGCTGTCCGTGCTGGGCCACGGCATGGGCGTCCCGTCCATCTCCATCTACGCGACCGAGCTCATCAAGGAGTTTGGCGCGCGCGTGCTCATCCGCGTGGGGAGCTGCGGCGCCCTGCGCCAGGACGTGCAGGTGCGCGATGTCATCGTCGCGCTCGGCGCGGGCACCGACTCCAAGGTGAACCGCATGCGGTTGATGGACCACGACTTCCCGGCCGTGGCGGACTTCGAGCTGGCGCGCAAGGCGGTGGATGCCGCGCGCAAGCGCTCGCGCTCGGTGCGCGTGGGCTCGGTGTTCACCTCGGACCTGTTCTACCACCCGCAGCCGGCGCTCAATGACGCGCTGGAGCGCATGGGCATCCTCGCGGTGGAGATGGAGGTCGCGGGCCTGTATGGCGTCGCGGCCGAGTTCGGGGCGCGGGCGCTCGGGCTGCTGACCGTGTCGGATCACCTCCGCACGGGCGCGAAGCTCACCGCCGAGGAGCGTCAGACGACCTTCGACGAGATGATCGAGCTGGCGCTCGACGTCGCCGTCTCCGAGGCGTGAGTTCGATGGCGCCTCCACCTCGTCCTGGCCGTGGAGGCGCCCCGCGCCACCGGGTGAGCCAGCGCACGCCGGGCCACCACTACAACGGTAGCTTCCTGTCCGCGGTGGACCGCGGGGCCATCCTCGCGTGGCTGGGCGCGCTGCATCCGCTGTGGGAGGAGCGCTACTCCCAGCACTTCCCTCCGCCCGCGGGACAGACGCAGCGGCGCTTGCTGCGTCCGGTGTACTGGTTGGGCAACTGGCAGTTCGCGTGTCTGGACTACTACCGCCCGCCGAAGGGCGTGTGGAACCGGTGCGTGAAGGCCGAGCCCTTCCCGGACGTGCTCCAGCGTCAGGTGGAGAAGGTGGAGGCGCATGCGCGCCGCATGTTCCGAGGGCCGGACATGCCTCGGGGCTGGCACCTCAACACGTGCCTGGTGAACTTCTACGGCAACCGTCTGGAGGATGGGCGCTGGGTGGACACCGCGCGGGTGGGCGAGCACAAGGACTTCGAGCCGGGCCCCGTGGCGTCGCTGTCCTTCGGGGAGCGGGCGCTCATCCAGTTCGTCACGTCGTCCCGGCCGGGCGAGCGGGACGCGGTGCTGCTGGAGCAGTGGTTGGATGACGGCTCGCTGCAGTTGTTCGGAGGCGCGCAGTGGAAGGAGCAGACCTTCCACCGGGTGCAGCGGGTGGACACGCGCGCGGGCCATGTGTTGAAGCCGGAGCTGCCGGACTTCCAGACCCGCCGCATCAACCTCACGTTCCGCTTTGTGCCGGACGAGCACGTGACGCTGTTCGCGCGGCTGTCACCCGAGGCGCGCGAGGACGTGCGGCCGTACATGGAGACGCTCGCCCAGCACAGCGCGTTCTTCCGCGCCGAACTGGAGCGCGAAGCGGCGAAGCCGCCGCCTCCCCAGCCATGAATCCGCGGTGCCCCCAGGCTCCGCGGGACTCTTCCGCGTCCTGACTCACGAGGACGCGAGGAGCGAGCCCAGGCGGCCGGTGAAGCTTCGGGTCATCTCCGCGACCTCCGCGTGCATCCAGCGCGTGAAGTGCTGGACCTTCGATGCCCCCTGGCTCTCGCGACTGCTCAGGAGCCGGTAGCCGTACTCGGAGTCGAGCGGCGTGAAGGGGGCGAGCACCAGCCGGCCCCTCTCCAGGTCCTCCCAGGCGAGGGAGTGCGGCACCAGCGCCACGCCGAGCCCCGCGACCGCGGCCTGCACCAGCACGCCCCCGTGGCTGTAGCTCCGCGAGAAGTCATAGCGGCGGTCCCGAAGGCCGTGGGCCTCCAACAGGCGAAGCCACAGCTCCGGGGTGTCCTCGTAGACGAGCGGATAGCGCCAGAGGGTCGCAGGGGAGGGCGCGGGGAGTGGCCTGCGCCGCGCCGAAACCAACTCGGGGGCGTGGACCACCACGAGTCGTTCCTGGAAGAGGAGGTCGGCTGCGCCACCGCTCGCGACCCGGCCGTAGCGAAGCGCGACATCGCACGCGCCATCGTCCAGAGAGACGACGTGGTCTCCCGCCTCGACGCGCAGGTCCAGCTCGGGGTGCAGCTCGGTGAACCGATGCATCCTCGGCACCAGCCACTTCATGGCGAAGGAGTGGGTCGCCGAGATGCGCAGGACGAGCTCGGCGTCTCCGTCCTGGAGGGCACCAATCCTCGCGTTCAGTTCCCGCAGGAGTCGCGAGACGGTGCCCGCCAGCTCGCGGCCCTTCTCGGTGACGGTGATGTGGCGTGGGTGCCTCGTGAACAGCTGGAAGCCTAGCGCCTGCTCCAGTTGCTTCACTTGCTGGCTGACCGCCGCCGGCGTCTTGTTCAGCTCCCGGGCCGCGAGCCGGAAGCTGCTCCAGCGCGCGGCGCACTCGAAGTCCATCAAGCCCGACAGGCTGTGCAAGGGCTGCCTCATCTCGTCGAGGCTAAGAAAAGCTGATTCAAGGTCAAGTTCTTCCGGGTTGTTGCTCCAAGGCCCCGAGCACAGCATGCCGCCATCGACGAACAGAGGTGGAGTCATGGGCAAGAACATCTTGGTCATTGGTGGAACGCGCTTCTTCGGGAGACTGCTGGTGCGCGGGCTGGTGGACGTGGGGCACCAGGTCACGCTCGCGACGCGAGGTCGGGCGACCGATGCGTTCGGGAGCCAGGTCCGGCGCATCCGAGTGGACCGTCGCGACGAGGCGGCGATGTCCGCGGCCTTCGCCGCCGCTGGGCACTTCGACGTCGTCTACGATCAGATGTGCTACAGTCCGCTGGACGCCGCGATCTCCACCCGGGTCTTCGCGGGACGGGTGTCGCGCTACGTGATGGCTTCGACGATTGAAGTCTACCGAGCGCTGTACGGCTCGCAGGGCACGCCGTTCCGCGAGGAGGCGCTCGACCTGTCGCGCGAGCCCATCGAGCGGGCGTTCCCGTGGCATGAGTCCGAGCTGCCCGAGGCTCGGTATGGCCAGGGCAAGCGTCAGGCAGAGGCGTACTTCCAGCAGGACGGCTCGCTCCCCGTGGTCAGCGTGCGCATCGGGCATGT from Myxococcaceae bacterium JPH2 includes the following:
- a CDS encoding peptidase M35 — translated: MNKSLRDRLGWLALGVSLLGACGGPGEELSDATPVLAESDSALQSSDVSVVLSTAQSSFDSADAVKLSVSFTNISPRPVSLLRWFMPLDGMEEPLFQVTLDGKPVPFLGPHYKRPMPAEVDYRRLHPGETISGPVILSDLYDLSRSGRYVVRFRVDRSKLHGSGKAGALLQSNEVSLWISGRANARLEADAPVYPLTANLSYTKCDATQQATVLQAVNAASNYANGATSYLGGPSSATSRYTTWFGAFSSAGWNTAASHFTSIKNAFDTKPVTVDCGCKKTYYAYVYPNQPYKIYVCKAFWSAPMTGTDSKGGTLIHEMSHFTATAGTDDWVYGQSGAQSLALSDPSQALDNADSHEYFAENNPSLP
- a CDS encoding S8 family peptidase, translated to MSPPSLSRVLVCVVSLAVGASCRTSHSPPPTPPEETPCRASMVAPTATREKFLTVARKVPGEYVVVLAEPARELSAQEVSASVAQLSARHGGTPFQVYAHALRGFASRMTEAQARAMAAAPEVALVQENGVLRLEETQTGATWGLDRMDQRDLPLNQQYLYRRSGRGVHVYLLDTGIRPTHREFGGRADAPFDSAEVGGKGIDCHGHGTHVAATVGGRMYGMAKDAQLHAVRVLGCTGGGTTAGVVAGVDWVAEHHQSPAVANMSLGGPVDAVLDEAVRRAVHAGVTFVVAAGNESEDACQHSPARVDEALSVGATNVGDARASFSNYGQCVDLFAPGEGIVSAWITDDSATQVLSGTSMASPHVTGAVALYLEENPTASPEAVARALVDNATPDKVSHAGRCSPTRMAFSGFISPVQQPTVRQGAE
- a CDS encoding DUF4173 domain-containing protein — translated: MSLSASSPSEPYKVLSAHRSPSWLPAVTNPRRMLLAALAVGYVTQALLYQPGMWGVSFPLVVLVVLGALLWMGGQEGWERARPNAWLVAPLVVVSGFVAVRDSDWLTVVNVLTSAVLMMLLTHFWAAGRVERLGLMGYPRVVLNAALQPLRYPQVLVRDGVNLQGVRQHSVGLKALGRGLLLAVPVLFVFGVLLESADVAFSKAVERLLSSAVLTEFVAVATARGIATVLSACVAAGILGHALRRRSFVEAGEQEEAPVAPRLGLIEALTLVVTVDALFLVFAAFQVMYLFIGDATSPAPGYTYAQYARQGFSELVLVSALTLGLVMALARWTRRESRSAELLFRGATSVMVALTLVILASAVKRMGLYEDAFGYTQLRLYTHVFMFALGGVLTWRAVTLWWRPERFAVGAFVTALGAVLALNVINPDAFIVRHNLARVEGDELPDLDYLMGLSADAAPEVLALLSEREPEWTARFFHRFVLHPGAGPESAWREWNLARRHATLLADRVAKPAAE
- a CDS encoding putative toxin-antitoxin system toxin component, PIN family, encoding MPATPRSVVLDTNVVLDLFVFDDAWARPLRAPLEQGELVAWVDAATLRELELVLAYPSFALEAVAQRAVLVRYQSLTRVSSLDGPARELPRCRDADDQKFLELADRSGAAWLVSKDRRLLSMAGGQRLPFDILSPRQAARRLLHVDPEVTPRP
- a CDS encoding alpha-amylase, producing MDKKRVMHRAWTVGVSLCVGLFAGLFAMSASAGELDGNSSAVMLQGFHWRSQETKPWWNVIQTNASSIAAGGFTMVWLPPSGDAASLEGYLPRRLSVQDSAYGTEAQLKAAIAALHGQGVRVLADVVINHRVGTTGWADFTFPTWGCNAVVAGDEWTGACGGADSGDGFSAARDIDHSKAFVQTDLIAWLNWMKTTIGYDGWRYDYVKGYAGSYVGQYNAATSPYFSVGELWTDLNLANPDAHRQLIMNWLDATGGRSAAFDFTTKGLLQQAVQYNEFWRLKDSQGKPAGAMGWWPAKTVTFIDNHDTGPSYPSGGQNHWPFPSDKVMQGYAYILTHPGVPTVYWVHYYDWNQAPEINKLIQVRRAKGITSTSAVNIVVADTSRYAAIITGNSGSVAMKIGPGAWTPGAGWTLATSGSNYAVWTQ
- a CDS encoding amidohydrolase family protein, which translates into the protein MNSRDKVRAPAPLREGEVDTDTGSTFVLKGRLVTMNDANAVIDAGRLAIRQGRLEAVLRPGEPLPPGFESAPVIDTRATLYPGLIDLHNHFAYNILPLWRVPAAYHNRDQWPRHAEYKSSISLPLHALAAVPETARAIVRYVEAKALLAGTTTGQGIKTQVAGGIRLFRGAMRNVEQTDDARLPEANTLVPDLRPVPEDIAAFRRSLTRYPAFFYHLSEGTDASARQHFVDLQANALLAPSLVGVHALALQPEDYVALARAGAKAVWSPFSNLLLYGRTLDLNAVLDAGVPLSLGCDWSPTGSKNLLEELKVARWVSAAQGGRLDEQRLVSLVTREPAACLGWSAELGTLRAGALADVVAIAGTTGDPYSLLVDATEAEVQLVVVHGVPRCGAENLMRSLWASPGAPLEILPVAGAPKAFALETPGSELAGLKLTQASATLEAALSDLPGFIQTRHRAGAKDAHERPFVLALDMEQDLEHGDMAALVPELLADATGIAPSVPLDALAVDATHLERVGQQHNLPPALQDVLTRAYA